The Plectropomus leopardus isolate mb chromosome 7, YSFRI_Pleo_2.0, whole genome shotgun sequence genome window below encodes:
- the s100a1 gene encoding protein S100-A1 produces the protein MSNLQTAIEGLIDVFHSYSGKEGDKYKLSKAELKNLLQGELADFLAATKDPMVVEKIMADLDENQDGQVDFQEFVLLVAVLTVACNEFFEDCHKSDMKSKEGGCSSKDKV, from the exons ATGTCGAACCTGCAGACAGCGATTGAGGGCCTCATCGATGTGTTCCACTCTTATTCTGGAAAAGAAGGCGACAAGTACAAGCTGAGCAAAGCGGAGCTGAAGAACCTGTTGCAGGGAGAACTCGCTGATTTCCTGGCA GCCACCAAGGACCCGATGGTGGTGGAGAAGATCATGGCCGACCTGGATGAGAACCAGGACGGTCAGGTGGACTTCCAGGAGTTTGTCCTTCTGGTTGCTGTGCTGACCGTCGCCTGCAATGAATTCTTTGAGGACTGCCATAAGAGCGACATGAAAAGCAAAGAGGGTGGTTGTTCCTCAAAAGATAAAGTCTAA
- the tlr18 gene encoding toll-like receptor 18 yields the protein MIWKLIHFSALLLGALASPTPSSPTSTTNADGGPCHIYNSGHSADCLGRQLDSVPWRQFPSTLEDIDLSYNRLQAVHADDFLRLPQLRVLVLRYNNISHIDNDAFKNNKLLEHLDIFNNSLQEIPAMALTPLLNLKKLLMSNNLYKHATLDGSFSKFAKLEVLSMGGPLVAGLKKADFLPLKDTVLQGFAIKCSPSLSYYEPGSLEVIQTKQMGFDMAIDQLPNALPHMLRDLANKTFSAIQFRNLFEFMYYMGEEDIFQGLKDITAHQLIFHRGKYNENLLRMALMNLQVAPIKWLRLQYIDFARSPTFVDSGAGSSVTELALDKLDLWYISNPDVLRFDWRFTWFNKIKELSIQHVYFNSVPCDAWTEMAGVESLDVSNNRLQNEYIFNQQCDYRGTMPNLHTFKMNSNELSSLKALSSLTREFQQLQVLDFSNNKLGSAEKSRGCVWQKNITRLIAHHNQFVSEALRCLPTTVHYLDLSNCNLDQLDMMYFERATNLKELLLSGNKIKFIPSKWTSPSLQSLALDGNSFGLISKASFQDMPQLSQLRAGNNPYHCTCELHAFVQDTVSKGKVNLTDWPWNYRCYHPEALLNTVVSKFFPGQVACDIRLVIIICVATTAAVILILMLICYIFDLPWYTKATYQIIRAKYRAHKEKLAGEPGTFAYHAFISYSHSDADWVRDQLLPCLENNRNPYRLCIHERDFMPGRWIIDNIIDNIENSHKVIFVLSRHFVNSEWCNYELYFAQQRAMGKTFSDVILVVKEPIDPSSLPSKYCKLKKMLSTKTYLEWPQQPNQQAFFWAQLRSVLGKPTTTREGKHSVKSRNSSVGGVSVIGPPIEDRRPEVDNTNRDKEAALDNEFIKRNNDELLNQRHIPVVAF from the exons ATGATTTGGAAATTGATTCATTTTAGTGCTCTCCTCCTCGGGGCACTCGCTTCTCCGACTCCATCCTCGCCCACCAGCACCACGAACGCTGACGGAGGACCCTGTCACATCTACAACTCTGGCCACTCTGCAGACTGTCTGGGAAGACAGCTCGACAGTGTCCCATGGAGACAATTTCCATCCACACTGGAGGACATAGATCTCTCCTACAATAGACTTCAAGCTGTTCATGCTGACGACTTCCTCCGCCTCCCTCAGCTCCGCGTCCTTGTGCTGCGGTACAATAACATTTCACACATTGACAATGAtgcctttaaaaacaacaagctgCTGGAGCATCTTGACATCTTTAATAACTCCCTGCAGGAAATTCCTGCCATGGCTCTGACTCCTCTTCTGAATCTGAAAAAGCTTTTAATGTCCAATAACCTTTACAAACACGCCACTTTGGATGGCAGCTTCTCCAAATTTGCCAAACTCGAGGTTCTGTCCATGGGCGGCCCTCTGGTGGCGGGTCTAAAGAAAGCCGATTTTCTGCCCCTGAAGGACACCGTCTTACAAGGCTTTGCTATCAAATGCTCCCCCAGTCTGAGTTACTATGAGCCTGGAAGTTTAGAGGTCATCCAGACAAAGCAGATGGGCTTTGATATGGCCATAGATCAGCTGCCCAATGCTCTCCCTCACATGCTACGAGACCTTGCCAACAAGACCTTCAGCGCCATCCAGTTCCGCAACCTTTTTGAGTTCATGTACTACATGGGAGAGGAAGACATTTTCCAGGGTTTAAAAGACATCACAGCCCATCAGCTCATCTTTCACAGAGGAAAATACAACGAGAACCTCCTGAGGATGGCTTTAATGAACTTACAAGTTGCCCCTATCAAGTGGTTGAGACTCCAGTACATCGACTTCGCCCGTTCACCCACATTTGTTGATAGCGGAGCAGGTTCCAGCGTTACAGAGCTGGCACTGGATAAGTTGGATCTGTG gtATATCAGTAATCCTGACGTGCTGCGTTTCGACTGGCGCTTCACCTGGTTCAACAAAATTAAGGAACTGTCTATTCAGCACGTGTACTTCAACTCTGTTCCTTGTGATGCTTGGACTGAGATGGCAGGTGTGGAGTCTCTGGATGTCTCCAACAATCGACTGCAGAATGAGTACATCTTCAACCAACAGTGTGATTACAGGGGCACCATGCCGAACCTTCACACCTTCAAAATGAACTCCAATGAACTGAGCAGCCTGAAAGCCTTGTCGTCTCTAACCAGGGAgttccagcagctgcaggtgttGGATTTTAGCAACAACAAACTGGGATCTGCAGAAAAAAGTCGGGGCTGCGTTTGGCAGAAAAATATCACTCGTCTTATCGCTCATCACAATCAGTTTGTGAGTGAAGCCCTGCGCTGTCTGCCCACCACAGTGCACTACCTGGACCTGTCCAACTGCAACCTGGACCAGCTGGATATGATGTACTTTGAGAGAGCCACCAACCTAAAAGAGCTCCTGCTGAGTGGGAATAAAATCAAGTTCATCCCATCTAAATGGACAAGTCCGTCACTGCAGTCACTAGCTTTGGATGGGAACTCATTCGGTCTCATTAGCAAGGCGTCCTTCCAGGACATGCCTCAACTGTCTCAGCTGAGGGCTGGGAATAATCCTTACCACTGCACCTGTGAGCTCCACGCTTTTGTCCAGGACACAGTTTCAAAGGGGAAGGTTAACCTCACAGACTGGCCTTGGAACTACAGGTGTTACCACCCAGAGGCCTTGCTGAACACAGTTGTATCCAAATTCTTCCCAGGTCAAGTGGCATGTGACATCAGACTCGTCATCATCATCTGTGTTGCCACCACTGCAGCGGTGATCCTGATACTGATGCtgatttgttatatttttgacCTCCCTTGGTACACTAAAGCCACGTATCAGATCATCAGGGCCAAATACAGAGCTCACAAGGAGAAGTTGGCAGGGGAACCAGGGACTTTTGCTTATCATGCCTTCATATCCTACAGCCACTCTGATGCAGACTGGGTGAGAGACCAGCTCTTGCCCTGTTTGGAGAACAACAGGAACCCCTATCGTTTGTGTATTCATGAGAGGGACTTCATGCCAGGGAGGTGGATCATCGATAACATCATTGACAACATCGAAAATAGTCATAAG GTTATTTTTGTCCTCTCCCGGCACTTCGTTAACAGCGAGTGGTGCAACTATGAGCTGTACTTCGCTCAGCAGAGAGCCATGGGAAAGACCTTCAGTGACGTCATCCTCGTGGTGAAGGAGCCCATCGATCCCAGTTCTTTGCCCAGCAAATACTGCAAGCTGAAGAAGATGCTGAGTACCAAGACATACCTGGAGTGGCCCCAGCAGCCCAACCAGCAGGCATTCTTTTGGGCGCAGCTGAGAAGTGTCCTGGGCAAGCCGACGACCACCCGAGAAGGGAAGCACAGTGTGAAGAGCAGAAACTCATCTGTGGGGGGTGTTTCTGTGATTGGACCTCCCATTGAGGACAGGAGGCCAGAAGTAGACAACACTAATAGAGACAAAGAAGCAGCACTTGACAACGAATTTATTAAGAGGAATAATGATGAGCTGTTAAATCAGAGACACATTCCTGTGGTGGCATTTTGA